The genomic window CTGCCGCCGGTGAGCCGGAATCCGATCGTCGAGGTGGTGCGCGGGATCGAGACCTCGAAGGAGACCTTCGCGACGGCCATGGAGCTGGCGCGGGTGCTGGACAAGACCGCGATCGAGGTCTTCGAGTACCCGGGATTCGTCGCCACGCGAGCCATCGTGCCTCTCCTCAACGAGGCGATTTTCATCGTCATGGAGGGGGTCGCGAACGCGGAGGACGTGGACCTGGCGTTGAAGCTCGGCTACCAGTTCCAGATGGGCCCGCTGGAGTACTGCGATCGCATCGGCCTCGACAAGGTCATGGCCTGGATGGAGCACCTGTTCCACGAGCTGGGTGACGTCAAGTACCGGCCCTGCCCCCTCCTGCGGAAGCTGGTCCGCGCGGGGCACCTCGGGCGCAGCACCGGCCGCGGCTTCTTCGCGTGGGACGGCCGCCGGCGGGTCGCGACCGCGAGGGCGGAGGCCGCGCGATGAAAGTCCTCGTCCTCAACTGCGGTTCGTCCTCCGTCAAGTACCAGCTGGTCGAGACCACGCTGGACATGATCAAGGAGAATTCCGACCGCGCGATCGCCCGCGGCTCGGTGGAGCGGATCGGGACGTCGAGCGCGATCCACACCTACCGGCCCGAGGGGGCGGAGAAGACGTCGGAGGTCAAGGAGATCCTGGAGCACCGGGTCGCCATCGCCGACATCATCCGGACGCTGACGCTCCCGGGGAAGGGGGTGCTCGAGGACGCCCGGGAGATCGACGCGGTCGGCCACCGGATGGTCCACGGCGGCGAGAAGTTCGCCCGGTCGGTCCTGGTCAACGACGACGTGATCCGCGAGATCGAGGAGTGCTCGGAGCTGGCGCCGCTCCACAACCCGCACAACCTCCGAGGGTATTACGCCGCGAGGCAGATCCTGCCCGAGGTGCCGCACGCGGCGGTGTTCGACACCGCGTACCACCAGACGATGCCGCCCGTGGCCTACGTCTACGGGCTGCCGTACGTCCTCTACGTCCGGCACGCGGTCCGGCGGTACGGCTTCCATGGGACGTCGCACCGCTTCGTCGGCTGGCGCTCCCAGGCGATCCTCGGACGGCCCCGCGAGGAGACCCGGCTGATCACCTGCCACCTCGGGAACGGAGCGAGCGTCTGCGCCATCGACCACGGCCGATCGGTGGACACCTCGATGGGATTCACCCCCCTCGAGGGGCTGCTCATGGGCAGTCGCTGCGGCGACCTGGACCCTGCGGTGCTCTTCTACATCATGCACAAGGAGGACCTGACCGAGTACCAGCTCACGACCATGCTGAACAAGCACTCGGGGCTGTACGGGGTCTCCGGGGTGTCGAACGACATGCGGGACATCCTGGCGGAGGAGGCCAAGGGGAACGAGCGGGCCCGCCTCGCCGCGGACATGTTCTGCTACAGACTCCGCAAGTACATCGGCGCGTACGCCGCGGTCATGGGCGGGGCCGACGCCGTGATCTTCACCGGCGGGATCGGCGAGAACGCCGCGGCGATCCGGGAGCGCGCCCTCAAGGGGCTGGCTTTCGCCGGGATCCTGCTCGATCCGGAGCGGAACGCGGCGACCGTGGGGGGGAACGAAGGGGAGATCTCCCCGGCGGGCGCGCACGTGAAGGTGCTCGTGATCCCGACCAACGAGGAGCTGATCATCGCCCGCGACGCGCTCCGGCTGATCGAGGGCGTGCTGTAACGCTCGGGACCCCGACCGCGCGCCGGCTCGTTCCACCTCGTGTTGTGGTATTTTCGGCCGGTTCCGTTCAGGGGATCGCACGCCGGAGGTGCCGCGCGATGAAGATGAGTCGGGTATTCTCGCCTGAGGATCTTCGCCGGGTCGAGGAAGCGGTCCGCGACGCGGAGAAACGGACGTCGGGGGAGATCGTTCCGTACGTGGTGGAGCGGTCCGACGGGTATGCCGACGCGACCTCTAGGGGCGCCACGCTCGGGGCTCTCGTGGCGGCGCTCGGATCCGCCGCGGCGTTCCACGCGGTCGAGGTATGGGGGGTGCCCCTCGCGCTTTGGATCGCGGCTCCCGCCGTGTTGGGGGCCGGTCTCGGCCATCTCGCCTCCGAGCTGGCTCCGCCGTTCAAGCGCCTCCTGGTGCCGCGCGGCGTCCTGGCGGAGCGGGTCCGGGAGCGGGCCGCGCAGGCGTTCCTGAGCGAAGAGGTCTTCGCGACCCGGGAGCGCACCGGCGTGCTGATCTTCCTCTCGCTGTTCGAGCGGCGGGTCGTGGTGACCGGAGACCGGGGGATCGCCGCCAAGGTCCGGCAGGAGGAGTGGGACGGGATCGTCGGCGGGATCGTCCGCGGGATGCGGGAAGGGAAGCCGGGGGACGCCCTTGCGGCGGCGATACGGGAGTGCGGCGATCTCCTGGCGCGGCACGGCGTCGACGTTCGCCCCGACGATCGCGACGAGCTCGCCAACGGGCTCAGGCTCGGGAAGCCCTGACCATGCGCGGGCCTCTCGCCCGTCTCTTCGCGGTCCTCTCGCTGCTCGTCGGGCTCGCGCCGGGCGCCGCGGCCATCGATGTGCCGTACCTCACCGGCCGCGTCAACGACTACGCCGGGGTCATCCCCGCCGAGACCCGGGAGAGGATCGAGCGGAGGATCGAGGCGTACGAGAAGGAAACGACCGTCCAGATCGCGGTGCTCACGGTGGGCTCCCTCGACGGGGAGGCGCTCGAAGACTACTCGATGAAGGTGGCGGAGACCTGGAAACTCGGGCGGAAGGGGAAGGACAACGGGGTGCTGCTCCTCGTGGCCCAGCGCGACCGGAAGATGCGGCTCGAGGTCGGGTACGGTCTCGAGGCGACCCTGCCCGACGCCCTGTGCCGGAGGATTCTCGATGGCGTCGTGCGGCCGAGATTCCGGGCGGGTGACTACGGCGGCGGGGTCGAGTCGGGTGTCGACGCGGTCATCGCGGCGCTCGGCGGAAAGGGGATCGCGGCGGCGCCTTCGGGACCCATGGCGTTCGCGCCGGGAATCCCCTGGTACGCGCGGGTGGCGGGCCTCGCGCTCTTCGCGGCGGTGGTCGGCGTGTTCTCGCTGGTCGCGATCCTGAGCCCGGGCTT from Terriglobia bacterium includes these protein-coding regions:
- a CDS encoding 3-hydroxybutyryl-CoA dehydrogenase encodes the protein MELHKLGIVGGGMMGRSIAEKVAAAGIQVILQEVSDELAERAHAALVSSLDEELRKWGITASEKKVILGRIGFVSDVNLLADTDMIIETVTEELESKKRVMAELGGICPPDRIFITNTSTLSITEIAAASGRPDRVIGLHFLPPVSRNPIVEVVRGIETSKETFATAMELARVLDKTAIEVFEYPGFVATRAIVPLLNEAIFIVMEGVANAEDVDLALKLGYQFQMGPLEYCDRIGLDKVMAWMEHLFHELGDVKYRPCPLLRKLVRAGHLGRSTGRGFFAWDGRRRVATARAEAAR
- a CDS encoding acetate kinase; its protein translation is MKVLVLNCGSSSVKYQLVETTLDMIKENSDRAIARGSVERIGTSSAIHTYRPEGAEKTSEVKEILEHRVAIADIIRTLTLPGKGVLEDAREIDAVGHRMVHGGEKFARSVLVNDDVIREIEECSELAPLHNPHNLRGYYAARQILPEVPHAAVFDTAYHQTMPPVAYVYGLPYVLYVRHAVRRYGFHGTSHRFVGWRSQAILGRPREETRLITCHLGNGASVCAIDHGRSVDTSMGFTPLEGLLMGSRCGDLDPAVLFYIMHKEDLTEYQLTTMLNKHSGLYGVSGVSNDMRDILAEEAKGNERARLAADMFCYRLRKYIGAYAAVMGGADAVIFTGGIGENAAAIRERALKGLAFAGILLDPERNAATVGGNEGEISPAGAHVKVLVIPTNEELIIARDALRLIEGVL
- a CDS encoding TPM domain-containing protein, giving the protein MRGPLARLFAVLSLLVGLAPGAAAIDVPYLTGRVNDYAGVIPAETRERIERRIEAYEKETTVQIAVLTVGSLDGEALEDYSMKVAETWKLGRKGKDNGVLLLVAQRDRKMRLEVGYGLEATLPDALCRRILDGVVRPRFRAGDYGGGVESGVDAVIAALGGKGIAAAPSGPMAFAPGIPWYARVAGLALFAAVVGVFSLVAILSPGFPGWFLYLFLVPFYAAFPSVLIHPIAGAILTVGWLVGLPIARIILHRSDAGRNLPARHPGWVALAALGGRGHGGGGFGGSPGFSGGGGSFGGGGASSGW